ACAGGATATTGCCTTCCTGAAGAATACGGCGCAAAAATCAAGTTCCTTACAGAAAACGTAAAGGGAATCCATAAAGCCACTATATCCACACATTGCCATAATGATCTTGGACTTGCCACGGCAAACTCTATTCAAGGTGTTCAGATGGGTGCTGGTCAAATAGAATGTACAATTGCAGGTATCGGCGAAAGAGCAGGAAACACAGCCTTAGAAGAGGTGGTAATGATTCTTGAAAGCAGAAAAGACCTCCCTTTCCTTACAGATATCAACACGAAACAATTATTTCCAACAAGTGAACTAGTTAAAGATTTAATGGGACTTACAATTCAACCCAACAAAGCA
This window of the Flavobacteriales bacterium genome carries:
- a CDS encoding 2-isopropylmalate synthase → TGYCLPEEYGAKIKFLTENVKGIHKATISTHCHNDLGLATANSIQGVQMGAGQIECTIAGIGERAGNTALEEVVMILESRKDLPFLTDINTKQLFPTSELVKDLMGLTIQPNKAIVGKNAFAHSSGIHQDGVLKNRENYEIIDPVSVGVSDSSIILTARSGRAALKFRLSKMGVELDNDVLDRTYQEFLILADELKVVDDNDLEKMMKGKSAVS